A window from Ruminiclostridium josui JCM 17888 encodes these proteins:
- the ppsA gene encoding phosphoenolpyruvate synthase, whose protein sequence is MSSYVFNIQDIDKTKIMITGGKGANLGELSKIEGIRVPEGFCISTEAYKRVIAENPKINKLLDFLTILRAEERDKIGELCSELRKEIEIIVIPQDIIEDIIRVLSELGENNAYAVRSSATAEDLPTVSFAGQQDTYLNIIGKESILKHISKCWASLFTERAVTYRLQNGFDHRKVNLAVVVQKMVIPQVAGIMFTADPVSSNRKVLSIDAGFGLGEALVSGLVNADNYKVRKGKIISKKIATKQLAIYAQKDGGTKKQKIELDMQNKQVLTDEQIVQLEHIGRKIEEHFGNPQDVEWCLADETFYILQSRPITTLFPIPEANDHEYHVYISVGHQQMMTDAMKPLGLSFWKLTSAGNMFTAGGRPFVEVAQMLASPDMREILLNNMGQHDPLIKDALMTIIEQGDFIKPLPEDKKELSTEKGKIVLSSADILAQGGNNPAIVSNLIERSQTSIETLKQKIQSKSGVDLFDFILEDISLFKQSLFNPQSMGVIMAVANASTWLNEKILEWLGEKNVADILSQSVQNNITSEMGLALLDVADVIRPYPEVIEYLKNTEDNNFLDELIKFEGGQESKAAIMSYLNKYGMRCSGEIDITKPRWSEMPVTLVPLILNNIKNFEPNAAKKKFEQGLKEALQKEQKLLERLKLLPDGKQKAEETKRMIDLLRNLAGYREYPKYSIVSRYFIYKQALLKEAEQLVKANVINDKEDIYYLTFEELHEVVRGSEVDYKLINKRKEELKLYKKLTPPRVLTSDGEIVVGKYKRENLPNDAVVGLPVSGGVVEGRARVILDMKNADLEEGDILVTAFTDPSWTPLFVSIKGLVTEVGGMMTHGAVIAREYGLPAVIGVENATQLIKDGERIRVNGTEGYVEIL, encoded by the coding sequence ATGAGTTCTTATGTATTTAATATCCAGGATATTGACAAAACAAAAATCATGATTACTGGAGGAAAAGGCGCGAATCTGGGCGAACTTTCTAAAATTGAAGGCATACGTGTTCCAGAGGGTTTTTGTATTTCTACCGAAGCATATAAAAGAGTTATTGCAGAAAACCCAAAAATTAACAAATTACTTGATTTCCTAACCATTCTCAGAGCAGAAGAAAGAGATAAAATAGGTGAACTCTGCAGTGAACTCCGTAAAGAAATAGAAATTATAGTAATTCCACAAGACATTATTGAAGATATTATACGTGTCCTCTCCGAACTTGGCGAAAATAATGCCTACGCTGTACGCTCCAGTGCAACTGCGGAGGATCTTCCGACAGTTTCTTTTGCAGGACAGCAGGATACTTACTTGAATATTATTGGGAAAGAGTCCATCCTAAAGCATATCAGCAAATGTTGGGCATCGCTGTTTACTGAGAGAGCAGTAACTTATCGCCTTCAAAACGGCTTCGACCACCGTAAAGTAAATTTGGCGGTTGTTGTTCAGAAGATGGTTATTCCCCAGGTTGCAGGAATTATGTTTACTGCCGATCCTGTAAGTTCTAATAGAAAGGTATTATCCATTGATGCCGGTTTTGGCCTCGGTGAAGCTTTAGTATCGGGACTTGTAAATGCAGATAACTATAAAGTAAGAAAAGGTAAGATTATTAGCAAAAAAATAGCAACAAAGCAGTTGGCCATTTATGCACAAAAAGACGGTGGTACTAAAAAACAGAAAATTGAGCTTGATATGCAGAACAAGCAAGTGCTCACTGATGAGCAAATTGTGCAGCTTGAACATATTGGCAGAAAGATTGAAGAACATTTTGGTAATCCTCAGGATGTTGAATGGTGTTTGGCTGATGAAACATTTTATATTCTTCAGAGTCGTCCTATTACTACGCTATTTCCCATTCCTGAGGCAAATGACCATGAATACCATGTTTATATATCTGTAGGTCATCAACAAATGATGACTGATGCTATGAAACCTTTAGGTTTGTCATTTTGGAAATTAACATCTGCCGGAAATATGTTTACAGCCGGTGGAAGACCTTTTGTTGAGGTTGCGCAAATGCTGGCTTCCCCTGACATGAGGGAAATATTATTAAACAACATGGGACAACACGATCCACTTATCAAAGACGCATTGATGACCATAATAGAACAGGGAGATTTTATAAAACCTTTACCAGAGGATAAAAAAGAGCTAAGTACTGAAAAAGGTAAAATAGTTTTGTCATCTGCGGATATTCTGGCTCAGGGAGGGAACAATCCTGCAATAGTTTCTAATTTGATTGAGAGAAGTCAAACATCAATAGAAACTTTAAAACAAAAAATCCAATCAAAATCAGGAGTAGATTTATTTGATTTTATACTGGAAGATATCTCGCTATTTAAACAGAGCTTATTTAATCCCCAAAGCATGGGTGTAATTATGGCTGTAGCAAATGCTTCCACCTGGCTCAACGAAAAAATACTGGAGTGGTTAGGTGAAAAAAACGTAGCCGATATTCTTTCACAATCTGTACAAAATAATATTACTTCCGAAATGGGTCTTGCTTTATTGGATGTGGCAGATGTGATTCGTCCTTATCCTGAAGTTATTGAGTATTTAAAAAATACAGAAGATAATAATTTTTTGGATGAATTGATTAAGTTTGAAGGGGGGCAGGAAAGTAAAGCTGCAATTATGTCTTATCTTAATAAGTATGGAATGAGGTGCAGCGGAGAAATCGATATTACAAAACCTCGCTGGAGTGAAATGCCTGTCACACTTGTACCATTGATTCTTAATAATATCAAAAATTTTGAGCCTAATGCTGCTAAGAAGAAATTTGAGCAAGGACTTAAGGAGGCTTTACAGAAAGAGCAAAAGCTATTAGAACGGCTAAAATTATTACCGGATGGTAAGCAAAAAGCTGAAGAGACAAAAAGAATGATAGACCTACTCCGAAATTTGGCAGGATATCGTGAATATCCAAAATACAGCATTGTCAGTCGGTACTTTATTTACAAGCAGGCATTACTGAAAGAAGCTGAACAGTTGGTTAAAGCCAATGTTATTAATGATAAAGAGGACATATACTATCTAACATTTGAAGAACTTCACGAGGTTGTACGAGGGAGTGAAGTGGATTATAAGCTCATCAACAAACGTAAGGAAGAGTTAAAATTATACAAAAAATTAACACCTCCGCGAGTTTTAACGTCTGATGGAGAAATCGTTGTAGGGAAATATAAACGAGAAAATCTTCCCAATGATGCTGTTGTAGGGTTACCAGTTTCTGGAGGAGTGGTAGAAGGACGAGCGCGTGTAATTTTGGATATGAAAAATGCTGATTTAGAAGAAGGGGATATCTTAGTAACAGCTTTTACCGACCCAAGTTGGACACCCCTATTTGTATCCATAAAAGGTTTGGTAACTGAAGTTGGGGGAATGATGACCCATGGAGCAGTTATAGCTCGTGAATATGGTTTGCCAGCGGTTATTGGAGTAGAAAATGCTACCCAATTGATAAAAGATGGAGAAAGAATTCGAGTTAATGGAACAGAAGGGTATGTAGAAATTCTATAA
- a CDS encoding methyl-accepting chemotaxis protein — translation MSNEAMLRSHTLKVNKFTIITSMLGAICCLALAISSILSTYIPFAILAISTCTCAILMYKKINEKVVMAVLLFFLYTFLCSLIMDLPNSVTAFIMLGLCFTTTYLRKWLVLIYGIFMSNILLFLQIFKNIYNYHDFSLQLASILFCTSCLFLLTKWGLGIIKIATEKEKQTNILLTDLQKTMDTVKSNTFSLNNDIAACNTNLERFQEASKGVTATVQEVTKGVVGQAESTNEINNMMSEAKDKISEVLKYSKKLAEVSSMASDVVTEGSEKIINMDKQMNLINISSTESLATVEELQSNMDEIINFLSGITQIAEQTNLLALNAAIEAARAGETGKGFAVVADEVRKLAEQTANTVKQIDQVIANIKIKTLKVVDKVKDGNIATSEGEVLINDVTEVFKKIQLSFKDIDINIANELNMIENVSSIFSKIHLETESIASISEEQSAATEEMLATMEEQSASINLIYSSMQDINNSSENLQAVIRNNI, via the coding sequence ATGAGTAATGAAGCTATGCTAAGGTCACATACTTTAAAAGTTAATAAATTCACTATAATTACTTCCATGCTAGGAGCCATTTGTTGCTTGGCACTAGCTATTTCTTCTATTCTTTCAACTTATATTCCGTTTGCAATTCTAGCAATAAGTACTTGTACATGTGCAATACTTATGTATAAAAAAATTAATGAAAAGGTTGTTATGGCAGTGCTTTTATTCTTTTTATATACATTTTTATGCTCATTAATAATGGACTTACCTAATTCAGTGACTGCTTTTATCATGTTAGGTTTATGTTTTACTACTACGTATCTTCGCAAATGGCTTGTTCTAATATATGGCATCTTTATGAGTAATATATTACTTTTCCTTCAAATCTTTAAAAATATTTATAACTATCACGATTTCAGTTTACAACTAGCTTCTATTTTATTTTGCACATCGTGTTTATTTTTACTAACTAAATGGGGACTTGGAATAATTAAAATTGCCACTGAAAAAGAAAAACAGACAAATATTCTATTAACTGATTTACAAAAAACTATGGATACTGTTAAATCAAATACATTTTCACTAAATAATGATATAGCTGCTTGTAATACAAATCTGGAACGTTTTCAAGAGGCAAGTAAGGGAGTTACAGCAACAGTCCAGGAAGTAACTAAAGGAGTTGTAGGTCAAGCAGAAAGCACCAATGAAATAAATAATATGATGAGTGAAGCGAAAGATAAGATTTCTGAAGTACTTAAGTATTCAAAAAAGCTTGCTGAGGTTTCAAGCATGGCAAGTGATGTAGTAACTGAAGGCTCCGAAAAAATAATCAATATGGATAAACAGATGAACTTAATAAATATTTCATCAACAGAGTCCCTTGCTACGGTTGAGGAGCTTCAAAGCAATATGGATGAAATTATTAACTTCTTATCAGGTATTACACAAATTGCTGAGCAAACAAATTTATTAGCACTGAATGCTGCTATAGAAGCTGCTAGAGCTGGTGAAACAGGAAAAGGATTTGCTGTTGTAGCAGATGAAGTGCGCAAGCTGGCTGAGCAAACTGCAAATACAGTAAAGCAAATTGATCAGGTTATTGCAAATATAAAAATTAAAACACTCAAAGTTGTTGATAAGGTGAAGGATGGAAATATTGCAACGAGTGAAGGTGAAGTACTCATAAATGATGTTACAGAAGTTTTTAAGAAGATTCAATTATCCTTCAAAGATATAGATATTAATATTGCTAATGAATTAAATATGATTGAGAATGTATCCTCTATTTTCTCTAAAATACATCTAGAAACTGAAAGTATTGCAAGTATTTCAGAGGAGCAGTCAGCAGCAACAGAAGAAATGCTGGCAACTATGGAGGAACAAAGTGCAAGTATCAATTTAATTTATTCATCAATGCAAGATATAAATAATTCTAGTGAAAATCTGCAAGCAGTTATTAGAAATAATATTTGA
- a CDS encoding DUF2935 domain-containing protein: MLSTIEFIEQSLGLHLFFARIMKEHSFFLEVAFTPKDTNFTQQADNFRKEFDRILGDVISLSNGVVNPGVLQSGEVITPFTLKAEQATTFFTGVRIPTQLTQAEAKLMGSGIITANPMLERQVFALNQRAIKATAELIKFKSNILSNVLSCKMFTLNYPLLIIHITREAELYLQQLRRLQNREEIKLEREAYQQEFFWNRQMAEHAKFIRGLLDPTENNLINQANDFGNEFDQLTVEAKAAMDATTPLTNVTDESLRATENLRNFKAQGTQGILSCKIRSIIIPLLGDHVLREANHYLRLLKMFEKADKTLYGDATL, from the coding sequence ATGTTGTCAACCATTGAATTTATAGAACAGTCGCTGGGTTTACATTTGTTTTTTGCAAGGATTATGAAAGAACACTCATTTTTCCTTGAAGTGGCATTTACACCAAAGGACACTAATTTTACTCAACAGGCTGATAATTTTCGCAAAGAATTTGATAGAATTCTAGGAGATGTTATTTCACTTTCTAACGGCGTTGTTAATCCAGGCGTTTTACAATCAGGTGAAGTAATAACACCCTTTACTCTTAAAGCAGAACAGGCAACCACATTTTTTACTGGAGTACGTATACCAACTCAACTAACACAGGCAGAAGCAAAATTAATGGGAAGTGGAATTATAACAGCCAACCCTATGCTTGAACGACAAGTATTTGCTCTTAACCAACGGGCAATAAAAGCAACTGCTGAGTTAATAAAGTTTAAATCAAATATTTTATCTAATGTTTTAAGCTGTAAAATGTTTACACTTAATTACCCTTTGTTGATAATACACATAACTCGTGAGGCAGAATTATATCTTCAGCAGCTTAGAAGACTTCAAAACAGGGAAGAGATAAAGCTGGAAAGAGAAGCCTACCAACAGGAATTTTTCTGGAATAGGCAAATGGCAGAGCATGCTAAGTTTATAAGAGGGCTTCTTGACCCGACAGAAAATAATTTAATTAATCAAGCTAATGATTTTGGTAATGAGTTTGATCAATTGACAGTAGAAGCTAAAGCGGCAATGGACGCTACGACTCCATTGACTAATGTTACTGACGAAAGCTTAAGGGCAACTGAGAATTTAAGAAATTTCAAGGCACAAGGCACCCAAGGAATTCTCTCATGTAAAATAAGATCAATCATAATTCCGCTGCTGGGTGACCACGTACTACGTGAAGCGAATCACTATCTGCGGCTGCTTAAAATGTTTGAAAAAGCAGATAAAACATTGTACGGAGACGCTACATTATAA
- the fabD gene encoding ACP S-malonyltransferase encodes MLTFVFPGQGAQQKGMGSHLFDEFKELVDKADEILGYSIKELCIDDPRQQLANTRYTQPAIYVVSALSYLKKIQETGIKPDYVAGHSLGEYNALFASDAFDFETGLKLVKKRGELMSQASGGGMAAVVGLNRSRVEEILQNNSLESIDIANLNSETQIVIAGKIEDIEKAKQVFEDAEGLRMYVQLKVSGAFHSRYMSEARKEFEKYLEKFTFSEMTIPVISNTYARPYKQSEIKRLLSQQIDNSVRWNESIKYLMALGVNEFVEVGPGAVLSGMIKKIKSETSAEEIERIRKDIDTATKASNENEYEEHLGKQRVIKETACAFPEITEFSLGSFEFKKEYNLKYAYVTGGMYKGIASEEMVIKMGKAGMMGFFGTGGVDFPKIEEAIRRIQKELTEGQAYGFNFLHSPDSPEREEKLVDLFLQYKVRNIEAAAFLTITPALVRYRAKGLKHTQQKTVSISNRIIAKVSRPEVAEAFLSPAPERIVSKLLAEGNITSEEAMLLKEVPVADGICVEADSGGHTDGGVAFALLPAMIKLRDDMMEKYRYQKKILLGAAGGIGTPEAAAAAFILGADFILTGSINQCTVEAATSEAVKDLLQQINVQDTEYVPAGDMFELGAKVQVMKKGLFFPARANKLFELYRRYNSIDEIDEKTKKQIEEKYFKRSFEKVFEECKSFYSANEIEKAEQNPKHKMALIFRWYFGYSTNLALNGSKESRVDYQIHCGPALGAFNQWVKGSDKENWRNRHVDEIGKMIMAETAKLLSQRIKAIAI; translated from the coding sequence ATGTTGACATTTGTATTTCCAGGACAGGGAGCTCAGCAGAAAGGCATGGGAAGTCATCTGTTTGATGAATTTAAAGAATTGGTTGACAAGGCTGACGAAATATTGGGGTATTCCATAAAGGAGCTATGTATCGATGACCCAAGACAGCAGTTGGCAAATACCAGATATACTCAGCCTGCTATATATGTAGTCAGTGCATTGAGCTATTTAAAAAAGATTCAGGAAACAGGCATAAAACCTGATTATGTTGCGGGACACAGTCTTGGTGAGTATAATGCTCTTTTTGCGTCGGATGCCTTCGACTTCGAGACTGGGCTAAAACTAGTTAAAAAGAGAGGCGAGCTTATGAGTCAGGCATCAGGAGGTGGAATGGCGGCTGTTGTCGGACTGAACCGCAGTAGGGTTGAAGAGATTTTGCAAAATAATAGTCTTGAGAGTATAGACATAGCTAATTTGAATTCTGAGACACAGATTGTAATTGCCGGAAAAATAGAGGATATTGAAAAGGCAAAACAAGTTTTCGAGGATGCCGAAGGCCTAAGAATGTATGTACAGCTTAAAGTAAGCGGTGCTTTTCACTCACGGTATATGTCTGAAGCAAGAAAAGAGTTTGAAAAGTATTTGGAAAAATTCACTTTTTCAGAAATGACCATACCTGTCATTTCAAATACTTATGCAAGGCCATACAAACAAAGTGAAATTAAAAGACTTTTATCCCAGCAGATAGACAATTCAGTAAGGTGGAATGAGAGTATAAAATATTTAATGGCCCTTGGGGTGAATGAGTTTGTGGAAGTAGGCCCAGGTGCTGTTTTAAGCGGTATGATTAAGAAAATAAAAAGTGAGACTTCCGCTGAAGAAATTGAAAGAATAAGGAAAGATATTGATACTGCCACTAAAGCAAGCAATGAGAATGAATATGAGGAGCATCTAGGTAAGCAGAGAGTCATTAAGGAAACCGCGTGTGCTTTTCCTGAGATTACAGAATTTTCACTGGGAAGTTTCGAGTTTAAAAAAGAGTACAACTTAAAGTATGCATATGTTACAGGTGGTATGTATAAAGGAATTGCTTCCGAGGAAATGGTAATAAAAATGGGTAAGGCGGGAATGATGGGCTTTTTCGGTACAGGAGGAGTTGATTTTCCCAAAATAGAAGAAGCTATACGCCGTATACAGAAGGAGCTTACAGAAGGACAAGCGTATGGCTTTAACTTTCTTCACAGCCCCGACAGCCCGGAAAGGGAAGAAAAATTAGTTGATTTATTTTTACAATACAAAGTAAGAAATATAGAAGCAGCAGCTTTCTTAACTATTACTCCGGCACTGGTCAGGTACCGGGCCAAAGGTCTAAAACATACTCAGCAGAAAACAGTTAGTATCTCAAATAGAATTATTGCAAAGGTATCTCGGCCTGAGGTTGCAGAAGCATTTTTAAGCCCCGCACCTGAGAGAATCGTTTCAAAGTTACTAGCTGAAGGTAACATTACTTCTGAAGAAGCAATGTTACTAAAAGAGGTACCGGTAGCAGACGGTATTTGTGTTGAGGCTGATTCCGGAGGCCATACCGACGGTGGAGTTGCTTTTGCATTATTACCGGCCATGATTAAATTAAGGGACGATATGATGGAAAAGTACCGGTATCAAAAAAAGATATTGCTTGGGGCAGCAGGAGGAATAGGAACGCCAGAGGCGGCAGCAGCAGCTTTTATACTTGGGGCAGATTTTATACTGACTGGTTCTATAAACCAGTGTACAGTTGAAGCAGCAACCAGTGAAGCCGTTAAAGATCTGCTTCAGCAGATAAATGTTCAGGATACCGAATATGTGCCTGCTGGGGATATGTTTGAACTGGGTGCGAAAGTTCAGGTAATGAAAAAGGGATTATTTTTTCCTGCCAGAGCAAATAAGTTATTTGAATTATACCGAAGGTATAATTCCATTGATGAAATTGACGAAAAAACAAAGAAGCAAATAGAGGAAAAATATTTTAAACGCAGCTTTGAAAAGGTATTTGAGGAATGCAAATCTTTTTATTCTGCCAATGAAATTGAGAAGGCTGAACAGAATCCTAAGCATAAAATGGCTTTAATATTCAGATGGTATTTTGGTTACAGCACTAACCTTGCATTGAATGGCAGTAAGGAATCACGAGTAGACTACCAGATTCACTGCGGACCTGCGTTAGGTGCATTTAACCAGTGGGTCAAAGGAAGTGACAAAGAAAACTGGAGAAACCGCCATGTGGATGAAATAGGAAAAATGATTATGGCAGAGACTGCAAAGCTGCTATCTCAACGGATAAAAGCTATAGCGATATAG
- a CDS encoding alpha/beta hydrolase, whose product MKLEILKYVPEKEQKGLPILFIHGAHHGAWCWKEHFLPYFSSKGFYGLALSLRGHGESEGYEELHSFSLDDYVEDVLQVMSSIEGKLILVGHSMGGAIVQKLLYYHPEKVEMAVLMASVSHKGMVKDMLRVAVTNLRVVLQMIKFNKGEDVIFPPKVFFSKKLNADERNKYLELLQPESDRARNDMFKPIVPLPVSTKVPVLVIGSKKDWYFPNKTVKEIAKAYGTEAVIFPDISHDMMLDPRWKEVADKMIEFFTNTQKQSLASVKGE is encoded by the coding sequence ATGAAATTAGAAATCTTAAAATATGTACCGGAGAAAGAGCAAAAAGGTCTCCCGATTCTTTTTATACATGGAGCACATCATGGAGCCTGGTGTTGGAAAGAGCATTTTCTTCCGTATTTCTCCTCAAAGGGTTTCTATGGGTTAGCTTTAAGCCTTAGAGGGCACGGGGAGAGCGAAGGATATGAAGAACTGCATTCCTTTTCACTAGATGATTATGTTGAAGATGTGCTTCAAGTAATGTCGTCTATAGAGGGTAAATTGATACTGGTGGGACATTCAATGGGGGGAGCTATTGTTCAAAAACTCCTTTATTATCATCCCGAAAAGGTTGAAATGGCGGTCTTAATGGCATCTGTTTCTCACAAGGGAATGGTTAAAGATATGTTGCGTGTAGCTGTTACAAACCTAAGAGTTGTTTTGCAGATGATCAAGTTCAATAAAGGTGAAGATGTAATTTTTCCCCCAAAAGTATTTTTTTCAAAAAAGCTTAATGCAGATGAAAGGAATAAATATCTTGAGCTTCTTCAACCTGAATCTGATAGAGCACGTAATGATATGTTCAAGCCTATTGTCCCTTTGCCGGTGAGTACAAAAGTACCGGTTTTGGTGATTGGATCAAAAAAGGACTGGTATTTTCCAAATAAAACTGTAAAAGAAATTGCTAAGGCCTATGGTACAGAAGCAGTTATCTTTCCAGATATAAGTCATGACATGATGCTGGATCCCAGATGGAAGGAAGTTGCTGACAAGATGATAGAATTTTTTACTAATACTCAAAAACAAAGTTTGGCAAGTGTAAAAGGAGAATAA
- a CDS encoding class I SAM-dependent methyltransferase, protein MSQQGSYQIKTIASNVEKEIDRLKGQVELFWDKELKHYIEFGLRDGISIVELGAGPGFVTEKIAEKFPNTKITAVEIEPLLVEYARKNLSLKGITQCEVIEGSIMDTGLEDNKYDLAITRLVLEHLPDPVNAVREVYRILKPGGRAIFVDNDFEMHIMTNPHIPELRDLYDAYCQSRYQEGGNPKIGRELPNILKNGGFTKVDFEIISAHSDIVGEELFSRSEGIGIPTKLVQDGFLSSKMLGKISISWRNMLKAEKHSIVRQLYMGIGEKVL, encoded by the coding sequence ATGAGTCAACAGGGGTCTTACCAAATAAAAACAATAGCTAGTAATGTGGAAAAGGAAATTGACAGGCTAAAAGGACAAGTGGAATTGTTTTGGGATAAAGAACTAAAGCATTACATCGAGTTTGGGTTAAGAGATGGAATATCTATTGTTGAACTGGGAGCAGGTCCTGGATTTGTTACGGAAAAAATTGCTGAAAAATTTCCAAACACTAAAATAACTGCCGTAGAGATTGAGCCTCTGCTGGTTGAATATGCCAGAAAAAACCTGTCTTTAAAAGGAATAACGCAGTGTGAAGTGATTGAAGGATCAATAATGGACACAGGTCTTGAAGATAACAAATATGATTTGGCAATTACAAGATTGGTGCTGGAACACCTGCCAGACCCGGTAAATGCGGTACGTGAAGTTTACAGAATATTAAAACCGGGGGGAAGAGCCATTTTTGTGGACAATGACTTTGAAATGCACATTATGACCAATCCCCATATTCCTGAATTAAGAGATTTGTATGATGCTTACTGTCAGTCAAGGTACCAAGAGGGTGGAAATCCCAAAATTGGACGTGAACTACCAAATATATTAAAAAATGGCGGATTTACAAAGGTGGATTTTGAAATTATTAGTGCTCACAGTGATATTGTCGGTGAGGAATTATTTTCAAGGTCCGAGGGTATTGGTATTCCAACGAAACTAGTTCAGGACGGCTTCTTATCAAGTAAGATGCTTGGGAAAATTTCGATTAGCTGGCGTAATATGTTAAAGGCTGAAAAACACTCAATAGTAAGGCAGTTGTATATGGGCATCGGTGAGAAAGTGCTTTAA